GGACGATCCGCGCCACCGCGGTGCACCACAGCGCTCCGTCGGCCGCGCTGGCCGAGCTCAACACCACCCTCCTCGCGGCCGGCGAGCACGACGACACGAGGTTCGCGACGGCGGTCCTCGCGCGGCTCGAGCTCGACGTCTGCGGCGCGTGGCTCACGCTCTGCTGCGCGGGCCACCCGCGGCCGATCGTCGTACGCCGCGCAGGCTGGGTCGACGTACGCGGGCAGAGCGGCACGCCCGTCGGCATGTTCGACGAGCCGTCGCTGGAGGACGACAGGGTCGGCCTCGGTCCCGGCGACGCTCTGGTGTTCGTCACCGACGGCATCACCGAAGCGCGCGGCGCGAGTGGCGAGATGTTCGCCGACGAGGCGCTGCCGACGGTGCTGCTCGACGCCGCGGGGCACAGCGCCGACACCATCGCCGACCGCGTCCTGGGCGCGCTCGCGGAGTTCGCGCCAGGCCGCGCGCACGACGACCGCGCGCTCGTCGTCGTCCGCGTCCCGGAGGACGCCAAGGACGACTCCGTACGCCGCGTCAGCGAGGCCACCGGCATCCCGCCGGAGAAGCTGACGATGCCGCGCTACCCCGTCGGCGAGCAGCCGTTCCGCCGCCGCCCGGCACCGCCGCGGGAGGCGCGCATCCGGCTGGCCGGCGAGCCACGCAACGTGCCCGAGGCGCGCGGGTTCCTGCGCCGGGTGCTGGCGTCGTGGCGGATGGAGGAGCTGCTCGAGGACGGCACGGTCGAGCTGCTGGCGAGCGAGCTCGCGACGAACGCTCTCGCCCACGGGGTCTCGCCGTTCACCGTCGTCGCGCGCTACGACGGCGCGACCGTCCGCGTCGAGGTCGGCGACGGGTCGCGGGAGCTGCCGGCCCCGCGTGACGCGCGACCGACCGACGAGGGCGGCCGCGGCATGGAGCTGATCGAGGCGATGTCGTCGGCGTGGGGAACGCTGCCGACGCTCGACGGCAAGCGCGTCTGGTTCGAGGTGCCCGCGCCGGCCGCGTGACCGTTTCGTTCGTACGGCCGCCGGGAAACTGACGGCCATGCGTCGCGTCCTGAAGGAGAACGGGCTCTCCCTGGCGCTGTTCTCGGTCGTCATGGGGGTTACCTCACGACGAGCCGCTTCTGGTTCGAGTCGCTGCGGAACTCGCAGAGCGAGTTCCTCGCCGTCGCGGCGATCGTCGTCCTCACGATCTTCTTGCGCGAGCGCGGCTCCCCGGAGCCGAAGCCCGTGGCAGCACGGCACGCAATGACCGGGAACGGCTGACCAAGGAGCACGACATGAGCGAGCCCACGTTCGGAGACAACGGCCTCAGCGAGGAGGAGCGCCTGCCCGGCGAGATCGGCACGCCCGAGGGCGAGGCAGGCCCCTCCGAGAGCGACCCCGAGACCGCCGCCGACTACGGCGACCTCGGCGAGGCCGTGGAGTAGCGCTGTCCCGATTGCGGGTGCCCGTCCGTACCTAGAGGGCGGGGCGGATCGTCGTGCCCCGCCCCTAGGGGGAGGGACCCAGCATGAAGAAGGCTCTGTCCGCGCTGCTCGTCGCCACCGCGACGACGGGCGCGACGATCGGTCTGGCCACGCCGGCCGCGGCGCTGACCTGCGGCACGGCGATCCTGAACCACGCCGGCCAGTACGTCGCCGTCGACCTCACGCCGAGCCTGCCGCGGGCCTCGGTCGTAGTCTGCGTCGGCACCAGCTCGGTCGCGTACCAGGCGTTCGAGGTCGCTGTCCGCCCCGGCACTCTCGGCTGCGGCACCGCGGAGAGCCGCACGATCGGCACCAGCCTGATCGCGGAGACGGCACCAGGGACGATCGGGCTGAACGGGTACGCCGCGTACTCGCTCTGGCCGCAGGTCTGCTCGTACCCCGACGGGTCGTACAAGGTCGTCGTCGCCGGCCTCGTCTGCGCCGGGAGCAACTGCACCCCGGTCGGCGAGACCGGCGCCATCGTCGGCGTCTTCAAGCCCGTCGTCGGGACCGAGCCCGGTGCCGGCTACCAGCTCTACGGCACGTACCTCGTCGCCGACAACACGCTGTACGGCATCGGCCCCAGCCACGACACGTACGTCTGGGTGGGCGACGGCAGCGTCACCACCGGCGACAACGGCGCGCTCTGCGTCCTCGGGCCGAACTGCGTCCCGTCGAGCGTGTCCTACGACGGCGGCACGATCGTCGGCATCCGCCTGCCGCTCGCCGGGACGACGTACGTCACGGTGCCCGGCGGTGCGCGCTGCGTGCCGCTCTACTCGCTCGCCGGCCCGGTCCCCTGCGGCTGACCGGCGCGCGTTCGCAACACCACCGCGGGCCGCGGCGTCGCGTGCCCGCTCAACGGGAGGGAACCCAGCAATGAAGAGAGTCCTGTCCGCGTTCGCCGCGACCGTCGTGGCGACCACCGCGGTCGTCCTCGGCGGCGCCGCTCCGGCCAGCGCCGCACCGTGTGACACGTCGGTCCTGGCGTCGCCGGTCCACGTGTCGTTCAGCATCACGAACTGGACGCCGAACTACGTCGACACGCGCGTCTGCGCCGGCACCAGCGGCGTCGTCTACCAGGAGTGGGAGGTGCGCGTGCACCCGTACGGCACCCCCGGTGCCGCCGCGTGCAGCACCCACCCGGAGAACTACACCGGCGCCGGCACCAACCTGATCGCGGTGCCGAACCAGCTCGGCGCCAGCGGGCACGTCGGCATGGGCACGGGACCGCGGGTCTGCGACAACGGCAACGGGACGTACGGCGTCGCGCTGCCGGTGTGGCTCTGCGTCGGCGCGGCCTGCCAGGTCACCCAGGAGGTCGGGACCGGCCAGATCGGGCTGGTCGTGGGCACCGTCGGCACCGGCGCCCCGGGCGGCACCACCGGCGCCGGGCTCCAGCTGTACGGCACCGAGCTGTGGGTCGCGGGCAACCGCTTCCCGATCGGCCCGGACGTGTTCTCGGCCGGGGCCGGCAGCCCGACCGTGACCCCGGAGACGAACGGCACCGTCGCGTGCGGCCCGCTCAACCTGGTCTGCGTCCCCGGTTACGCCGGCATCTACTACAACGGCGCCGACGTCCTCGTCGTGTCGGTGCTCGGCCTCGCGCCGGCGTACGTGACGCCGCTCGGGCGGGGCTGCTCCCAGGTGTTCAACGTCAACTCGGGGCCGCCGGCGTCCTGCTCGCGGTAGCCCGTAGCGGTACGGCGGCCGGTGGCGCGGGATCCCCACGACCCGCGCCACCGGCCGTTCGCGTGTCGACGGCCGCGGCGTACGGTGCCGTCCCATGAACCTCGGAACGCCTGGCCCGCTGGGCACCCTGGTGCTCGCGTACCTCGACCGCGCCGTCCACCGGCACGACCTCACCGTCGTCGACGAGCTGGTGTCGCCGTCGTACGCCGGCCACGGCTTCGCGCCCGACCGCGACGCGCTGCGCGTGTTCTACGCGTGGCAGGCGCGCACCGCACCGGACTGGCGCATCGACGTCGAGGACCTCGTCGAGGAGGGCACCCGCGTCGCCGTGCGGGCGCACGCGTACGGCACCCGCACGGAGTCCGCCCCCGGCGTCCCGCTGCCGGAGCCGGAGTACCGCGACCTCGAGTGGCTCGCGATCTACCGCTTCGCCGAGGGGCTGATCGAGGAGATCTGGGTGGCGGTCCGCGATCGCTGACACCTTGCGGCGTACGCCCCGGTTTGGGCATGCTGGGCGCCCCCTCGACCCCTCGGAGGTACGCCATGAGGCGTCTCGTGCTCGCCGTGTCCGCTGTCGCGTTCGCCCTCGCCGCCGTCCCCGCGCACGCGTGGCCGCCGGTCTGCAAGGAGCCGGTCTACACGCTGACCGGCAAGTGCATCTGACGAACGTGTGAGCGGCCATGGGGCGGGTAGCGCCGCCTCATGGCCAACGACACCCTTCACCGTGCTCTCGGCTGGGCCAGCCTCGGGCTCGGCGCGGCGAACCTCGCCGCGACCCGCCAGGTGGCCCGCCTCTCCGGCGTCGACGACGCCGCCTCCGCGCCCGGCGTGATCCGCGCCGTCGGCGCCCGCGAGCTCGTCCATGCCGCCGGTCTGCTCGGCGGCACGCACAAGCGGGTCTGGGCGTTCACGCGCGTCGTCGGCGACACCATGGACCTCGCGGTCCTCGCCAAGGCGCTGAAGAACCGCGACCCGGGCCGCCGCGCGCGCACCATCGCCGTCACCGCGGCCGTCACCGGCATCGGCGCGCTCGACCTCGTCGCGGCGCTGAGCAGCCGCCGCCGCGGCGCCGACGAGGACGGGCAGGTCCACGCCTCCGTCACCGTCAACGCTCCCGCGATCGAGGTCTACCAGTACTGGCGCGACCTCACCAACCTGCCGTCGTTCATGGACCACCTGGAGTCCGTGGAGAAGACCGGCGCGAAGACCTCCCGCTGGACCGCGAAGGCGCCCGGCGGCAAGACCGTCACGTGGGACGCCGAGCTCACCGAGGACTCGCGCGGGCGGGTCATCGCGTGGCGTTCGCTTCCCGGCGCGAAGGTGCCCAACTCCGGCCGCGTGACGTTCGCGCCGGCGCCCGGCGACCGCGGCACCGAGGTGCGCGTCGAGCTGGAGTACGACATCCCCGGCGGCCGCGCGGGGTCGATGGTCGCGCGGATGTTCGGCGAGGAGCCGGCGCAGCAGGTCCGCGACGACCTGCGCCGCTTCAAGCAGGTCGTCGAGACCGGTGAGGTCGTGCGCTCCGACGGCACGCCCGAGGGCGTCCGTGCCGGCAGGCTCGCCGCGCAGCAGCCCGCCCAGCCCGTCCACGCGTAGGGAGAACGAACATGAAAGCCAACTGCTGGATGGGCAAGAACGACGTCTCCGTCGAGAAGGTGCCGGACCCGGTCATCCTCAACGACCGCGACGCCATCGTGAAGGTCACGTCCACCGCGATCTGCGGCTCGGACCTGCACCTCTACAACGGCTACGTCCCGACGATGCGCAAGGGCGACATCCTCGGCCACGAGTTCATGGGCGAGGTCGTCGAGCTAGGTCGCGGCGTGTCCAACCTCCAGGTCGGCGACCGCGTCGTCGTGCCGTTCCCCATCGCCTGCGGCGCGTGCAACGCGTGCGCCGCGCAGGCGTTCTCGCTCTGCGAGAACTCCAACCCGAACGCCGCCATCGCCGAGAAGCTCATGGGTCACGCGACCGCCGGCATCTTCGGCTACTCGCACATGACCGGCGGCTACGCCGGCGGGCAGGCGGAGTACGCGCGGGTGCCGTTCGCCGACGTGGGCCCGTTGAAGATCGAGGAGGACCTCACCGACGAGCAGGTGCTGTTCCTGACGGACATCCTGCCCACCGGCTACATGGGCGCGGAGATGTGCGACATCAAGCCGGGCGACGTCGTCGCGGTGTGGGGCGCGGGTCCCGTCGGGCAGTTCGCGGTGGCGAGCGCGTACCTCCTCGGCGCCGACCGCGTCATCGCGATCGACCGCTTCGAGTACCGGCTCGCGTACGCGCGCAAGTTCGGCGCGGAGACGTTGAACTACGAGGACGTCGACGTGCTGGAGGCGCTGCGCGAGACCACCGGCGGCCGCGGGCCCGACGCGTGCATCGACGCCGTGGGCATGGAGGCGCACAGCCCCATCCCGGCCATCCACGCGTACGACAAGGCGAAGCAGGCGACGAAGCTGGAGACCGAGCGCGGCCACGCGCTGCGCGAGGCGATCCTCGCCTGCCGCAACGGCGGCACCGTCTCGGTGATCGGTGTGTACGGCGGGTTCCTCGACAAGTTCCCGATGGGCTCCGTCATGAACAGGTCGATCACGATCAAGGCCGGCCAGTGCCACGTGCACCGCTACCTGCGGCCGCTGCTCGACCGCATCGTCAACGGCGAGATCGACCCCGCGTCGGTGATCTCGCACCGCATGACGCTGGCGCAGGCCCCCGAGGGCTTCAAGCTGTTCCGCGACAAGCAGGACGAGTGCAACAAGATCGTCCTCACGCCGTAGCAACGCGAGAGGCGCAGGGCGCGACGAGTCCCGCCGCACCCCGCGCCTTCGCTGTCCGTGCTAGTCGATGATCTGGATACGGTCGTCACAGGGCATGACCGGGCCGACCTCGTACGCGTCGACGTACGACGCGACGACCCAGTCGTTGATGATGCAGCCCCGGACACCGTTCGAGCCGACCCACGTCGTCCGCAGCATGACCCGCGCTGGGCCGCGGACGACCTCGGGGACGTTCGCCGCGGATCGAGCGCCGATGGCGTAGGTGACGTTCTGCGCGGCGAACGCCGAGCCGACGCCGGTGCCCGCCGTGCTCTTGACCGGGTACCCGGGCGCGTTGTCGATGATGCCGACGCGGACGTCCCAGGTGACCGTCTTGCAGATGGGCGAGTCCACGACCGCCCGGATCTCCTCATGCACGACGAGACCAGGGGTGACCTCGGGGTAGAGACGAACCCTGCCCGTCGAGGGACAGGTCGAGTCGGCGATCGGGAACGGGATCTCGATGCCCGACACCACGGAGGGCTTGGCACCCGCGCCGGGAGCCACCCCGACTACGAGGCCTGCCGCGAGAAGAGCCGCGGCCGCGGCTTTCACGGCGCTCATCCGCACACGTAGCTTCCGTCGGCGAGCACGGTGGCGTGGACGTTCGGCGTGCTGGTCTGCCCCACCTCGACCGGACCGAGCTTCGCCTTCGCGAAGAAGTACCCCGTGTGGTGGTCGACGATCTTCTGCGTGTTCGCCGCGGGGAGCGGGACCAGCTTGTCGACGTACCTGCTCGCATCGGTGTCCCACGGGAACATGCAGCAGTTGGCGGCGTAGGAGTGGCTGGTGTAGTCGCTGAGCGGACCCGTCACCGACGGGTACATGTAGCACCACGACAGCTGTCCGGCGTAGACGAACGCGTAGAGCTCGGGCTCGCCGAAGACCTCATACCCGACGTACGCGGTCTGGGTGTCGCACTTCTGGACGGGTGGAGTCACGATCGGAGGCTTCGACGGCTCCTTCGGCGCCGGCTTGGTGCTCGGCTGGGGCTTCGGCGCCGGCGCGTGGTCGCACTCGTCGATCTCCTGGCTCTGGCACGGGCCGCGCAGCTCGGCGTCGTCGGTCGGCGCCGAGGTCCACGTCTTGCCGGGCCGGACGTCGGTCATGACGTTCCACGCCGCGACCTGCTCTTCGTAGGACAGCTTGTAGAACGCCGCCTCCTGCTGCTCCCACGTCCCTTCGGACCAGATCTGCTTCACCAGGCGGACCGCGGCCGCCCGGTCGATCTCGGCGGTCTGCGCGGTCGCGGGCACTACGACGTTGAGCAGGAGTGCCGCGGTTGCTGCGTACAGCAATCGTGATCGCACGATTTTGCCCCCTTCTGGGTAGGTATGGCGGGGGGATCGTGTCGGTGCGCCAGACGCGGGTCAAGGGAGGTTGCGGCCGCGCACGCACGACGCGCGAGAAGAAAAAGTCGTTGCACACCAGCGGATTCGGCGTGTCAGGCCAGCCGGGCTTCGTACGCGTCGCGCAGCTCGGTCCACCCGTGGTCGAGTGCGGCCGCGCCGACGATCGGCCCGACCGGGTCGCCGTCGAGCAGGCGCTCGGCGACCGCGAGGCAGAGGTGCCAGCCGGCCGCGACGTCGAGGCCGGTGCCGCGATCGGCGACCGAATGCCGCAGCGTCAGCCGCGTGCCGGCACCGGCGGGATCGAGCTGCCAGCGGAGCTGGTCGCCGCCCCACGTGTACTCGAGGACCTTCGGCGCGTCGGCTCGCCGCACCGTGGCCGGCAGGTCGGCGGACTGGCCGTCGAGCATCGTCAGCGTCACGTCACCGGTGCTGCCCAGGTCGCGGTCCGCGGTGTACGGCGCCCACTCCCTCAACCGCGCGGGATCGGTGAGGACCGCCCACACACGGTCTGGCGCGAAACGCAGCTCGCGCGCGAGCTCGAGCGTCCATCGTTCGCCGTCGCGCGTCATCGCGACGTCGGCGAGCGGCCCCGGGTCGAACGTCATCGCTCCTCCTCGTGGTCGGCGCGTTACACCCCGAACGTACTTGTGCGTGGGGATCCCGGACCTTCGGCCCTGTCCCCGACGCCAGCGTTGCCTACTTCGAAGAGGCGGCGGTAGCGTGCCGCCTTCCGTACGGAGGCCCTATGGCGACAACGGGGGAACGAGCGCAGCAGCCTGGCGGTCCGGAGATCACCCGGGTCCGCTACGACGGCGGGATCCTCAGCGTCTCGTGGCTCGCCAGCCCCAACCCCGCCACCACGTACGTCATCAACGTCTTCGCCGACGGCCGCCCCCACCCGGTCGCGGTCGTCGAGGCCGGCCGCACGATGAACGGCTGGCTGCCGGTCGACCTCGTCCCCGGCCACGACTACACCGTCGCGGTCCAGGAGAAGACCGGCGAGTCGTCGCACGGCTGGTCGCAGTACGTCGCCGTCGTGCTCGACACCGGCGCCGTCACGCACGCGGACACCGACCCCGCCACCGGTGCGCTGACGCTCGCGACGCCGGGCACCGCCGACGAGACGTACCGGCTGCGGCTCGCGCTCAACGGCGCGCCGCCGGGACCGGAGACCGAGGTGCACGGCGGGTCCGCCGCGGTCCCCGCGCCGCAGCCACCGGGCTGCCTCGCCGCGGCGACGCTCGCGGTCGTCGTCGACTCGAACGACGCCGTCTCCATCGGCCCGTACGGCCCCGCGTTCGCGATCCCCACCGAACGTCCCAGCCTGCTCGCCGCCGACTTCGACGGCACGACGCTGACCGCCGCGTGGACGCCGGTGACCGGCGCGACGGCGTACCGCGTCACGGTGCTGAAGGACGGCACGAA
The sequence above is a segment of the Frankiaceae bacterium genome. Coding sequences within it:
- a CDS encoding SpoIIE family protein phosphatase, translated to MTAGHADESARLAAVRRYDLLDAPPDRALDRITALAARLLDVPVALVSVVDADRIWYASRHGLDGATEAERLPGLCASAILRDEPYVVTDAAADPRTRYHPLVTSGPRIRFYAGVPLTTPDGFRLGTLCVADRTPREPQPDDIDTLRDLAALVVDTLEIRRAAQAQVAEAETLAGALQASLLPPGPPRLPGMELATRYEAASGLVVGGDFYDVFRVAANDWAIVVGDVCGHGPRAAALTGLARWTIRATAVHHSAPSAALAELNTTLLAAGEHDDTRFATAVLARLELDVCGAWLTLCCAGHPRPIVVRRAGWVDVRGQSGTPVGMFDEPSLEDDRVGLGPGDALVFVTDGITEARGASGEMFADEALPTVLLDAAGHSADTIADRVLGALAEFAPGRAHDDRALVVVRVPEDAKDDSVRRVSEATGIPPEKLTMPRYPVGEQPFRRRPAPPREARIRLAGEPRNVPEARGFLRRVLASWRMEELLEDGTVELLASELATNALAHGVSPFTVVARYDGATVRVEVGDGSRELPAPRDARPTDEGGRGMELIEAMSSAWGTLPTLDGKRVWFEVPAPAA
- a CDS encoding SRPBCC family protein; its protein translation is MANDTLHRALGWASLGLGAANLAATRQVARLSGVDDAASAPGVIRAVGARELVHAAGLLGGTHKRVWAFTRVVGDTMDLAVLAKALKNRDPGRRARTIAVTAAVTGIGALDLVAALSSRRRGADEDGQVHASVTVNAPAIEVYQYWRDLTNLPSFMDHLESVEKTGAKTSRWTAKAPGGKTVTWDAELTEDSRGRVIAWRSLPGAKVPNSGRVTFAPAPGDRGTEVRVELEYDIPGGRAGSMVARMFGEEPAQQVRDDLRRFKQVVETGEVVRSDGTPEGVRAGRLAAQQPAQPVHA
- a CDS encoding ester cyclase, giving the protein MNLGTPGPLGTLVLAYLDRAVHRHDLTVVDELVSPSYAGHGFAPDRDALRVFYAWQARTAPDWRIDVEDLVEEGTRVAVRAHAYGTRTESAPGVPLPEPEYRDLEWLAIYRFAEGLIEEIWVAVRDR
- a CDS encoding SRPBCC family protein is translated as MTFDPGPLADVAMTRDGERWTLELARELRFAPDRVWAVLTDPARLREWAPYTADRDLGSTGDVTLTMLDGQSADLPATVRRADAPKVLEYTWGGDQLRWQLDPAGAGTRLTLRHSVADRGTGLDVAAGWHLCLAVAERLLDGDPVGPIVGAAALDHGWTELRDAYEARLA
- a CDS encoding zinc-dependent alcohol dehydrogenase, whose amino-acid sequence is MKANCWMGKNDVSVEKVPDPVILNDRDAIVKVTSTAICGSDLHLYNGYVPTMRKGDILGHEFMGEVVELGRGVSNLQVGDRVVVPFPIACGACNACAAQAFSLCENSNPNAAIAEKLMGHATAGIFGYSHMTGGYAGGQAEYARVPFADVGPLKIEEDLTDEQVLFLTDILPTGYMGAEMCDIKPGDVVAVWGAGPVGQFAVASAYLLGADRVIAIDRFEYRLAYARKFGAETLNYEDVDVLEALRETTGGRGPDACIDAVGMEAHSPIPAIHAYDKAKQATKLETERGHALREAILACRNGGTVSVIGVYGGFLDKFPMGSVMNRSITIKAGQCHVHRYLRPLLDRIVNGEIDPASVISHRMTLAQAPEGFKLFRDKQDECNKIVLTP